The Elusimicrobiota bacterium sequence ATCGAAAAATCCTCCGATGGTCCGGATCAGGAGTCCCAGCGCCACCAGGACGAGGCTGACTGTTTTCAGGCGCGGCCATCCCGCCCACCGGATGACCCAGGGCCAGATCAAATAAAACTGCATGATCACCGCCACAAACCACAACGGACCGCCCGGACTCGAGAAGCGCCCTTCCCGGATAAAATGCCAATTGCTCAGAAACGATAAATGCCAGGGAAGATGCCGCAGCTCCTCCAAGCGGAACAAAGCCGCCAGAAGAACCGTGATTAAGAAAAGTGGAAGGATACGGCGAAAGCGCCGCTGGTAAAACACGGCCAGCAGCTCCCGCCAGGACTCCCGCGGCGCCTCGGCCAGAGGGCGAAGGGAGCGCGTGATCAGATAACCGCTCAGGACAAAGAAGACATCCGCGCCCAGACGGCCGCCCGTCGGGTCAAAGGAAATCCCGTGGGGCAGGTAATGCTGCCCCACGACCAGCAGAATAGCCAGTCCCCGCAAGCCGTCGAGTCCAGCGTCGTGTTGAATGGCTTTCGAAGGAGTTTGAGTCACAATGCTGAAAATTAGAGCATTTCTTGAACAGCGGAAAGAAGATGACCTGACTTTGCGATATTTTTCGACCAATCAGATAAATTATCATGTTAAAGTGTTCGCCGGTCGGTCGAACGAGAGGGATTGAGGAGAGGCAGGGAGTAGAATGCACAAGATCCTGAGAAAAGAACAACTGAATGCAGGGATTACCCTGCTCGAGTTCGAAGCGAAAGAGATCGCCGAAGCCGCCAGGGCCGGCCAATTTATCATCCTCCGGATTGACGAACGCGGAGAACGATTTCCCTTAACTCTTTTCGACTTTAACCCCCAAAAAGGAACGATCACCGTGGTGTGCCAGGCCGCCGGCGTCAGCACCCGAAAACTCTCCTCCCTCAACCCGGGGGATTCGATCCTGGATGTGGCCGGGCCTCTCGGGCACGCGGTCGACATCGATTCCATGGGCCGCGTGATCATGATCGGCGGCGGGGTAGGCACCGCGGAAGCTTATCCGATTGCCAAAGCCCTCCAAAAAAGCGGAAAAGAAGCGACCGCCATCATCGGCGCCCGGACCAAGGACCTCCTGATCTGCGAGAAAGAAATTCGCGAGGTCTGCCGCACAACCTATTTCACAACGGACGATGGTTCTTACGGCCGGAAGGGGTTCGTGACGGATGTCCTACAGGAGCTTCTGGATAAAGGTTCCTATGACGTGGTCTTTGCCATCGGCCCGGTACCCATGATGAAGAAGGTGTCCGAGGTGACACGCCTCAAAGCGGTGAAAACGCTCGTCTCCTTAAACTCGATCATGATTGACGGCACCGGGATGTGCGGAGGCTGCCGGATCCAGTTGAACGGGGAACCCAAGTTTACCTGCGTGGACGGCCCTGAATTTGATGGGCATGCCGTTGATTTCGCAGATCTGACACGCCGTCTGCAGCAATACAAAGAGCAGGAGAAGCGATCCCTGGACCGCTACGAAGAACAATGCCGGATTGGTCTGAATCAAAATCAAGCGACCCCTCCCCGATGAAAGAACAAGATCCGAAAGAACGGATAAAGAATTTCAACGAAGTCCCCCTGGGATACACCGCCGAAGAGGCGATCGCAGAGGCCTCTCGATGCATTCAATGCAAGAATTCCCCCTGCATCAAAGGCTGCCCGGCCGAGATAGATATCCCCGGTTTCATCAAGGCCATCCGGGAGAAGCGCTTTGACGACGCCATTTTTGTCGTCAAAACCACGAACAACCTGCCGGCGGTCTGCGGGCGGGTCTGTCCCCAGG is a genomic window containing:
- a CDS encoding acyltransferase, whose translation is MTQTPSKAIQHDAGLDGLRGLAILLVVGQHYLPHGISFDPTGGRLGADVFFVLSGYLITRSLRPLAEAPRESWRELLAVFYQRRFRRILPLFLITVLLAALFRLEELRHLPWHLSFLSNWHFIREGRFSSPGGPLWFVAVIMQFYLIWPWVIRWAGWPRLKTVSLVLVALGLLIRTIGGFFDWPKIALDIMTPGAFETFGAGALLAAWRNRKSIELFGLGGLGLIFLRQVFAGSLFGNGFSLMTTELSRALILLWVTDRVLNERADGFQSFLSWRPLVELGHRSFGIYLSHAYWLTAAFRYSEGNVSRILAFSLTLVWAGVALQGTDTVFETRCWRRQRASKRPES
- a CDS encoding sulfide/dihydroorotate dehydrogenase-like FAD/NAD-binding protein, yielding MHKILRKEQLNAGITLLEFEAKEIAEAARAGQFIILRIDERGERFPLTLFDFNPQKGTITVVCQAAGVSTRKLSSLNPGDSILDVAGPLGHAVDIDSMGRVIMIGGGVGTAEAYPIAKALQKSGKEATAIIGARTKDLLICEKEIREVCRTTYFTTDDGSYGRKGFVTDVLQELLDKGSYDVVFAIGPVPMMKKVSEVTRLKAVKTLVSLNSIMIDGTGMCGGCRIQLNGEPKFTCVDGPEFDGHAVDFADLTRRLQQYKEQEKRSLDRYEEQCRIGLNQNQATPPR